One window of the Esox lucius isolate fEsoLuc1 chromosome 8, fEsoLuc1.pri, whole genome shotgun sequence genome contains the following:
- the dsg2.1 gene encoding desmoglein-2.1: MSRVSLPAAALLLFALTVLVSVAVVGARGSAGLKRHKREWIIPPQKLTENQDYTKKDYIARIRSDTDDGNGNVQYFLKGVGASQYPFNLFVVNPDNGYVRVTGLLDREAIAQYNLSGIAMYKDGREAEKDIDLRIQVVDENDNPPVFDHMEPANVYELSPPDTVVTKVVATDADEPGNRNSMIAYSLVDQKPPGDMFYIQKDGTLRVKQSTLDREIYDSYVLTVKGTDLDGSPMGNTGIGTIKVNLLDVNDNPPTLEKDVYEGSIEENTENVEVMRFKAEDKDLVNTPNWVAQYAIVKGNEAGYFTIETDPNTNEGVLMLRKAVDYEDVKDLELGVVVTNQAPPYDGFGSGGGSGGGGGGGGGGGGGGSSGGSSGGSSGGSSGGSSGGSWSISYPGKPLKTYPVKIAVKNQPEGPRFEPKVKAIPISEGADFKINKVIASYPAIDGDTRLPAENVRYARGFDPGNWLIIDEVTGDIKLSKKPDRESPFLVNGTYYAKVLCITQDMPSKTATGTVAIQVEDFNDHCPKLTSDLQTTCTTANAVTVTAVDEDAFPNGAPFRFLIIPEGTKGVWAVEHLNDTSAILRSHNDLWPGLYEIAVEVRDQQGLACPDLQKVKVEVCTCVDNQKTCMGRAAGSMGSTLGPAAIGLLVLGLLMLLLVPLLLLFCNCGGAGGLPGGFAEMPFDTKAHLISYHTEGQGENTEVPLINPPGQVSSAVMGQASMVGAGFGIADGQLVNSSSEFGRGFDTLDSCIDVGYGGGMMGQQSKEHWSTYDSREGGGDYEGMALPDRILEDYYSQKSRADHHVQKDSLLVYNYEGQGSPAGSLGCGSLLGDDGDLQFLNDLGPKFKTLAEVCRGERFQTEVAAPPPRPAVSTPKTDSRVMTSVVSNVVSAAPPQAPAPFPVPAHVPAPVPAPAPAKAPAKVPPKVTHVEKTVVKGSAHSDHSATVRQDRVVEGQGQTILLQQQPMFYSTMQPMMQPMMQPMMQPIQYIVEQQQIPSMQGMVMVTGPPSGAAQGLVLQGQQVMTGTLGRRDGGMVLVERSGAGGMDGGMIQMGNTPGSQMMLVEGQVLQGGQVLQGGQVLQGGQVLQGGQVLHGGQVLHGGQVLQGGQMIQGGQALHGGQVIQGGQIVQGGQTWLQQGGTLQRTGISGSQTLLVLEGQGQGGGGGSGVQIIQGGMSGFSSGSLQRNGLSDSHRVLYTAEQSPATGSSVGFQNGVVGSKGSSSQLSAGTGSSSSKVLTEKRVVTSQITSQ; the protein is encoded by the exons ATGAGTCGGGTTTCTTTACCGGCTGCTGCTCTTTTGCTGTTTGCTTTAACG GTTCTAGTGTCTGTGGCTGTGGTGGGGGCACGTGGCTCGGCCGGGCTAAAGAGACACAAAAGGGAATGGATCATCCCTCCACAGAAACTAACTGAAAACCAAGACTACACTAAGAAAGACTACATTGCCAGG ATCCGATCTGATACAGATGATGGGAATGGTAATGTACAGTACTTTCTAAAAGGGGTAGGAGCATCTCAATACCCCTTTAACCTGTTCGTAGTAAACCCAGACAATGGCTATGTGCGGGTCACTGGACTCCTGGACCGGGAGGCTATCGCCCAGTACAAT ttgTCAGGCATTGCTATGTACAAGGATGGTAGAGAAGCAGAAAAGGACATTGACTTGCGGATCCAGGTCGTTGATGAGAATGACAACCCTCCTGTTTTTGATCATATGGAGCCAGCAAACGTGTATGAACTCAGCCCACCAG ACACTGTAGTCACGAAGGTGGTTGCAACAGATGCCGATGAGCCAGGAAATCGCAACTCTATGATTGCCTACAGCCTGGTTGATCAGAAGCCTCCAGGAGACATGTTCTACATTCAAAAAGACGGAACCCTCAGAGTCAAACAGTCCACACTCGACAGAGAG ATATATGACTCGTACGTCCTAACAGTGAAAGGTACAGATCTGGACGGTAGTCCAATGGGCAACACTGGCATCGGTACAATTAAAGTCAACCTCCTGGATGTGAACGACAACCCTCCTACTCTGGAGAAAGATGTG TACGAGGGCAGTATTGAGGAGAACACTGAAAACGTGGAGGTGATGAGGTTCAAGGCTGAGGACAAGGACTTAGTGAACACCCCTAACTGGGTGGCTCAGTATGCCATCGTCAAGGGCAACGAAGCTGGCTACTTCACCATTGAGACAGACCCAAATACCAATGAAGGAGTTCTGATGCTCAGGAAG GCTGTAGACTATGAGGACGTCAAAGATCTTGAGCTGGGAGTAGTCGTTACTAACCAAGCACCACCCTATGATGGCTTTGGGAGTGGAGGTGGatcaggaggaggaggaggag gaggaggaggaggagggggcgggGGAAGCAGTGGGGGAAGCAGTGGGGGAAGCAGTGGGGGAAGCAGTGGGGGAAGCAGTGGGGGGTCATGGTCTATTAGTTATCCAGGTAAACCCTTGAAAACCTATCCAGTGAAGATTGCTGTGAAGAACCAGCCTGAGGGGCCACGCTTCGAACCCAAGGTCAAGGCCATCCCCATATCAGAGGGAGCAGACTTCAAGATCAACAAGGTCATCGCATCATACCCCGCCATCGACGGAGACACCCGGCTGCCCGCAGAAAATGTCAG GTATGCCCGGGGATTTGACCCAGGCAACTGGCTAATTATCGATGAAGTCACAGGGGATATTAAACTCAGCAAGAAGCCTGATAGAGAGTCCCCGTTTCTGGTCAACGGAACATACTATGCTAAGGTTCTGTGCATAACCCAAG ACATGCCCTCTAAGACGGCCACAGGAACCGTAGCCATCCAGGTGGAGGACTTTAACGACCACTGCCCTAAACTGACCAGTGATCTTCAGACCACGTGTACAACAGCCAACGCGGTTACTGTGACCGCAGTGGATGAGGATGCGTTTCCCAACGGAGCACCCTTCAGATTTCTCATCATCCCGGAGGGAACAAAGGGAGTGTGGGCGGTGGAGCACCTGAATG ACACCTCGGCCATCCTGAGATCCCACAACGATTTATGGCCTGGATTGTATGAGATTGCTGTGGAGGTCCGCGACCAGCAGGGTCTGGCATGTCCTGATCTGCAGAAGGTCAAAGTGGAGGTGTGCACGTGCGTGGACAACCAGAAGACGTGCATGGGACGAGCAGCGGGATCCATGGGGTCAACGCTTGGGCCCGCAGCGATCGGACTGCTCGTGCTTGGTCTGCTGATGCTGTTGT TGGTCCCTCTGCTGCTGTTGTTCTGTAATTGTGGGGGTGCTGGGGGGCTTCCTGGGGGCTTCGCAGAGATGCCCTTTGACACCAAGGCTCACCTCATCTCCTACCACACGGAGGGGCAGGGGGAGAACACG GAAGTGCCTCTGATTAACCCGCCGGGCCAGGTCAGCTCGGCGGTGATGGGACAGGCTAGCATGGTAGGGGCAGGTTTTGGGATCGCCGATGGTCAGTTGGTCAACTCCTCCTCCGAGTTTGGCCGTGGATTCGACACACTCGACAGCTGCATTGACGTGGGATATGGAGGAGGTATGATGGGGCAGCAGAGCAAGGAGCACTGGTCAACCTATGACagcagagaggggggaggagactATGAAGGCATGGCCCTGCCTGATAGGATACTGGAGGATTACTACTCTCAG AAGTCTCGAGCCGACCACCACGTCCAGAAGGACAGTCTGTTGGTGTACAACTACGAGGGCCAGGGTTCTCCTGCGGGCTCGTTGGGCTGCGGCAGCCTCCTGGGCGACGACGGCGACCTGCAGTTCCTCAACGACCTGGGGCCGAAGTTCAAGACCCTGGCTGAAGTGTGTCGTGGGGAGAGGTTCCAAACAGAAGTAGCCGCTCCGCCTCCGCGACCCGCCGTGTCCACGCCGAAAACAGACAGCAGAGTGATGACAAGTGTGGTGTCCAATGTGGTTTCAGCCGCCCCGCCTCAAGCCCCTGCCCCATTCCCTGTCCCTGCCCATGTccccgcccctgtccctgccccCGCCCCTGCCAAGGCACCGGCCAAGGTACCGCCCAAGGTGACACACGTGGAGAAGACTGTGGTGAAGGGGTCAGCCCATTCCGATCATTCGGCTACTGTGAGGCAGGACAGGGTGGTAGAAGGCCAGGGTCAGACCATCCTCCTGCAGCAGCAGCCGATGTTCTACAGCACCATGCAGCCCATGATGCAGCCCATGATGCAGCCCATGATGCAGCCCATTCAGTATATAGTTGAGCAGCAACAGATTCCCAGCATGCAAGGCATGGTAATGGTCACAGGGCCTCCGTCAGGCGCCGCCCAGGGCCTGGTGCTTCAGGGGCAGCAGGTGATGACCGGCACCCTCGGCAGGAGGGACGGAGGCATGGTGCTGGTGGAGAGGAGTGGTGCTGGAGGAATGGACGGAGGCATGATCCAGATGGGAAACACGCCTGGTTCTCAGATGATGCTGGTGGAGGGCCAGGTGCTTCAAGGGGGCCAGGTGCTTCAAGGGGGCCAGGTGCTTCAAGGGGGCCAGGTGCTTCAAGGGGGCCAGGTACTTCATGGGGGACAGGTGCTTCATGGCGGACAGGTGCTTCAAGGGGGCCAGATGATTCAAGGGGGCCAGGCGCTTCATGGGGGCCAGGTGATTCAAGGGGGCCAAATTGTTCAGGGGGGGCAGACGTGGCTGCAGCAGGGGGGCACGCTACAGCGAACAGGCATATCGGGGTCTCAGACCCTGCTGGTGCTAGAGGGGCAAGGccagggggggggtgggggtagcGGAGTCCAGATTATTCAGGGTGGGATGTCAGGGTTCTCATCTGGATCACTGCAGAGAAATGGCCTCTCCGACTCTCACCGAGTCCTCTACACCGCAGAGCAGAGCCCAGCCACAGGCTCTAGTGTAGGCTTTCAGAACGGCGTTGTGGGATCGAAAGGTTCCTCCAGCCAGCTCAGTGCAGGCACAGGTTCTTCCTCCAGCAAGGTGTTAACAGAGAAGAGAGTTGTGACCAGCCAGATCACCAGTCAGTAA
- the si:ch73-74h11.1 gene encoding LOW QUALITY PROTEIN: desmoglein-2 (The sequence of the model RefSeq protein was modified relative to this genomic sequence to represent the inferred CDS: inserted 1 base in 1 codon): protein MAGVGHVGICLLLVLGLALILSVDAKESNRRKKLKRQKREWILPPSRLTENVDYTQKEYIAKIRSDMDRNAKVLYSLKGEGADRPPFNLFIVNPENGFVRIRGIXDREKCPVYNLTGVAKYMNGTMAEADIPLQIHVFDVNDNPPYFDLHTGSIKESSEAGTEIMQIIGKDDDQEGTINSKIHYKIISQEPAGSGSMFTIDANTGKLYTKDKSLTVIQIFWVDLSDRQTYLVYHRQSQSKELKYLTTDINYQLVNVPLLPLFQTVDSYTLIVQGTDLDGAAGGLSGTGTVQVKVLDINDNVPTLEKEQYAGNVDENTVDVVVMRIKAEDKDLEHTDNWLAVFHITKGNEDGLFSIETDPATNEGILKLIKAVDFEEVQKLELGLLIENVAPFVAGNAVGMDVEVYAGEGGGPGTGAGAGAGAGAGAGAGAGAGAGAGAGAGAGAGAGAGAGAEAGAEAGVDVGVDVGVDVGVDTDAGAGPEVGGGAGLKPGPNVKPKPKPDPTGGKSYPVSIAVNNLPEGPAFKPKIKPVPVSEDPKEMPKDGVIATYTATDKDTGKPAEDVRYAKVYDPDNWVTIDEKTAEIKLTKTPDRESKFLVNGTYFAKILCMTQDMPSKTATGTIAIQVKDSNDNCPALTSNHESLCSDERKVSVTAFDEDAWPNGPPFNFTVVAKGTTGDWEVEHVNDKTVVLRSTKMLWPGVYDIMVAVADKQGLSCPEPELITVEVCTCAEGEECSPRSVSMLQKSPSTNIGTPAIGLLILASCVLLLVPLMLLLCQCRGDMGGGAFSDQFTDLPFDTKEHLISYHTEGKGEDKEVPLLSFPAAANVVTQLSRNTSNSLRQTSGVFREEMHTLSQEQRLGHMNLEMDCSYGLQSVGGYGASMGLGSGTMRSRYGTHSSRVDEDLYDIALPDDVLEKYYSERAASQYPPLHDGLLVYDYEGQGSPAGSLGCGSLLGDDGDLQFLNDLGPKFKTLAGICTPKPPPEARVKQVVELVTQPKLPEIERESVVTSSHINVTKSSVSDTTINQSSAGVSKVFQQLPATSPPNRIVTHFSNVSQSPPPTQTILLQQQPMFYSTIQPMMQPVMQPIQYVVSDGSSTNNLQHLVVVNRPLGSGSLGGLVIQDNRVISETSTSPVSPGSPTSPTILGTGSPGSPGWIQGSLPMASFGGVPVAGQGPNGNYVYVERQVNVLGDPQRVGVPGVPSQGSLPRGAFLVREAAPPQGVVGSAAWGMGGVDGGLYGVLPGQTFTEVRQNGVGPAEARIIGFGPGGVRVGNVGAGSFGMGPGGEGQIFMGSQGIPMWVPQSPPGYVTGHLMHEGAGPIAESVESMAVADVESKVLFEGHSEPGDSLEEEEEEEEEEEEEEEEEEEEEEEEERRDYRST, encoded by the exons ATGGCTGGGGTCGGGCATGTTGGAATCTGCTTGCTACTTGTCCTTGGACTTGCACTG ATTCTTAGTGTTGATGCAAAAGAATCAAATCGTAGGAAGAAGCTCAAGAGACAAAAAAGAGAATGGATACTGCCTCCTTCCAGACTCACGGAGAATGTAGACTACACACAGAAAGAGTACATCGCCAAG ATCCGCTCTGATATGGACAGAAATGCCAAGGTGCTGTATTCTCTGAAGGGGGAGGGGGCTGACAGACCCCCATTTAATCTCTTCATTGTCAATCCAGAGAACGGCTTTGTCCGCATCAGAGGCA CTGACCGGGAGAAATGCCCTGTGTACAAC TTGACCGGAGTGGCCAAGTACATGAATGGGACAATGGCGGAAGCAGACATTCCTCTACAGATTCATGTCTTCGATGTGAACGATAACCCGCCTTATTTTGACTTGCACACTGGGTCCATCAAAGAGTCCAGTGAAGCAG GCACAGAAATCATGCAGATCATTGGGAAAGATGACGATCAGGAGGGAACCATCAACTCTAAGATCCATTACAAGATCATCAGCCAGGAACCAGCAGGGTCTGGAAGCATGTTCACCATTGATGCAAACACAGGGAAACTCTACACCAAGGAT AAATCGCTGACAGTCATCCAGATATTCTGGGTGGACCTTTCAGATAGACAGACATATCTAGTTTACCACAGACAATCTCAATCTAAAGAGCTAAAGTATTTGACCACTGATATAAATTATCAATTGGTGAATGTGCCTTTGCTCCCTCTCTTTCAGACTGTTGATTCGTATACTCTAATCGTCCAGGGGACCGATTTGGACGGGGCAGCTGGTGGCCTATCAGGAACAGGGACCGTACAAGTAAAGGTCCTGGACATCAATGACAATGTCCCAACACTGGAGAAGGAGCAG TATGCAGGAAATGTTGATGAGAACACTGTTGATGTCGTAGTGATGAGGATCAAAGCAGAAGACAAAGACCTGGAACACACTGATAACTGGCTGGCCGTCTTTCACATCACCAAAGGCAATGAGGACGGACTCTTCTCCATTGAGACAGACCCAGCCACCAACGAGGGCATTCTGAAGCTAATTAAG GCAGTAGATTTTGAGGAAGTCCAGAAACTGGAGCTTGGACTGCTCATTGAGAACGTAGCTCCATTTGTAGCTGGGAACGCTGTTGGGATGGATGTGGAGGTTTATGCAGGGGAAGGGGGAGGGCCGGGAACTGGAGCAGGGGCTGGAGCAGGGGCTGGAGCCGGAGCGGGGGCGGGAGCGGGGGCCGGAGCGGGGGCGGGAGCGGGGGCGGGAGCGGGGGCCGGAGCCGGAGCAGGGGCCGGGGCAGAGGCCGGGGCTGAGGCTGGTGTAGATGTAGGGGTGGACGTGGGAGTTGATGTGGGGGTGGACACAGATGCTGGAGCAGGGCCTGAAGTTGGAGGAGGGGCTGGGCTTAAGCCTGGTCCCAATGTGAAGCCGAAACCAAAGCCAGATCCTACAGGTGGAAAGAGCTACCCAGTTTCAATCGCAGTTAACAACTTGCCAGAAGGTCCGGCATTCAAGCCTAAAATCAAACCTGTGCCTGTCTCTGAGGATCCCAAAGAGATGCCAAAGGATGGCGTGATTGCCACATATACTGCCACGGACAAAGATACAGGGAAACCAGCTGAGGATGTAAG GTATGCCAAAGTCTATGACCCAGACAACTGGGTGACCATAGATGAGAAGACAGCTGAAATCAAACTTACCAAGACGCCAGATCGAGAGTCTAAGTTCCTGGTGAATGGGACATACTTTGCCAAGATACTCTGCATGACCCAAG acatgccCTCTAAGACAGCCACAGGCACAATAGCCATCCAGGTGAAGGACTCCAATGACAACTGCCCCGCTCTGACCTCAAACCATGAGAGTTTGTGCTCCGATGAACGCAAAGTTTCCGTCACAGCATTCGATGAAGATGCTTGGCCCAATGGTCCTCCATTCAATTTCACTGTGGTGGCCAAGGGTACAACTGGAGACTGGGAGGTAGAACATGTCAATG ATAAAACAGTCGTCCTGCGTTCTACAAAAATGTTGTGGCCAGGTGTGTATGACATAATGGTAGCAGTAGCAGACAAGCAGGGCCTGTCCTGCCCGGAGCCAGAGCTGATCACGGTGGAGGTGTGTACCTGCGCGGAGGGGGAGGAGTGCAGCCCCAGGTCTGTCAGTATGCTCCAGAAAAGCCCCTCCACCAACATCGGCACCCCCGCCATTGGACTGCTCATCTTAGCTAGCTGCGTGCTGTTAC TGGTTCCTCTGATGCTGCTGTTATGCCAGTGTAGAGGTGATATGGGGGGAGGAGCGTTCTCTGACCAGTTCACTGACCTGCCGTTTGACACCAAGGAACACCTCATTTCATACCACACAGAGGGCAAAGGGGAAGACAAG GAAGTGCCGCTCCTAAGTTTTCCTGCAGCCGCTAACGTTGTGACACAGTTGTCACGTAATACCAGCAACTCTCTGCGTCAGACCAGTGGTGTCTTCAGGGAGGAGATGCACACACTGAGCCAGGAACAGAGACTCGGACATATGAACCTGGAAATGGACTGTAGCTATGGACTCCAGAGTGTTGGAGGCTATGGGGCTAGTATGGGACTGGGCAGTGGCACCATGCGTTCCAGATATGGGACACACAGCTCACGTGTCGATGAAGACCTTTATGACATAGCACTCCCAGATGATGTTTTGGAAAAGTACTACTCAGAG AGGGCAGCATCTCAGTACCCTCCACTACATGATGGTCTGTTGGTATACGACTACGAGGGCCAGGGTTCTCCTGCGGGCTCGTTGGGCTGCGGCAGCCTCCTGGGTGACGACGGCGACCTCCAGTTCCTCAACGACCTGGGGCCGAAGTTCAAGACCCTGGCTGGCATCTGCACTCCAAAACCTCCACCAGAAGCCAGAGTGAAGCAGGTTGTCGAACTCGTCACTCAGCCAAAGCTCCCTGAAATTGAAAGAGAAAGCGTGGTCACTTCTAGCCACATTAATGTCACCAAATCCTCTGTTAGCGACACCACCATCAACCAATCATCTGCCGGCGTCAGCAAAGTTTTCCAACAACTGCCTGCTACCAGTCCGCCTAACAGGATAGTTACTCACTTCTCCAACGTTAGTcagtcacccccccccacccagacCATCCTTCTGCAGCAGCAGCCAATGTTCTACAGCACCATACAGCCCATGATGCAGCCTGTGATGCAGCCCATTCAGTATGTAGTGTCTGATGGCAGCTCCACCAATAACCTACAGCACTTGGTAGTGGTCAACAGGCCCCTTGGGTCCGGAAGCTTGGGTGGCCTGGTCATCCAAGACAACAGGGTCATATCAGAGACCTCCACCAGCCCAGTTAGTCCTGGTAGCCCAACCAGCCCCACCATTCTGGGGACAGGGAGCCCTGGCAGTCCTGGGTGGATCCAAGGCTCCTTACCCATGGCGAGTTTTGGTGGTGTGCCTGTCGCTGGGCAAGGCCCTAATGGTAACTACGTCTACGTGGAGAGGCAGGTCAATGTTCTAGGTGATCCGCAGCGGGTAGGAGTCCCAGGTGTACCTTCTCAGGGCAGTTTGCCCAGGGGTGCATTCCTGGTTAGGGAGGCTGCTCCCCCTCAGGGGGTTGTAGGTTCGGCAGCCTGGGGCATGGGTGGGGTTGATGGGGGGCTATATGGTGTTCTGCCTGGACAAACCTTTACAGAGGTCAGGCAGAATGGGGTTGGTCCAGCTGAGGCCAGAATAATTGGATTTGGACCTGGTGGAGTTAGGGTTGGGAATGTTGGGGCTGGGTCGTTTGGAATGGGTCCAGGGGGGGAAGGGCAGATATTTATGGGATCACAAGGAATCCCAATGTGGGTGCCACAGAGCCCACCAGGGTATGTCACAGGTCACTTGATGCATGAGGGGGCGGGGCCAATAGCTGAATCTGTTGAGTCAATGGCAGTGGCAGATGTTGAGAGTAAAGTTCTGTTTGAGGGCCATAGTGAACCTGGTGACTCtttagaggaggaggaagaggaggaagaggaggaagaggaggaggaggaagaggaggaggaagaggaggaggaggagga AAGAAGAGATTATAGATCTACTTGA